Genomic DNA from Pseudanabaena sp. ABRG5-3:
TTGGTTCAGCCTTGATGCCATACTGAATGATGACTGTATCAATAGTCCCCAAATTCTTTTGATCATCTCGCAATAAAACTTCTAAACGATTAGAAATATCACGATCAGGACAAGCGGTAATTAAAGCTTTATCGTTATCAATTAGTAGATACTGAATCGCTCTCATATCCGCTAATTTGACTGCGATCGCTGTCCGTTTCACATCTTCTAGTTTTACTGACATTTAAATACTACTTTTTTCGGTGTAATGTTTATGCAATTCAATAAAGAATAAATTTTTTGTAACGAGGCTTTGCCTCGTTACAAAAAATTTATAAAGGACCTTGCTGAAATGATAATGCAGCTCTATCCCACGCATCCTTTACTGCATGTTTAGCTTTTTCCCAAGGGAGACTTCCAGTTTGATCCTTCTCATAGTCGCGCTGTAAATTTGCTTCGATCTCACTATAAGTGCGCCCAGAATGTCCATAGCGATCGTACCCTTCGTAACCAGCTCGATAAGCAGTTTGGTAGTCTGCATAGGTTGTCCCCTTCTCAAAATAAGGACTCGAACTGTAGTTTTCTCGCCAATAGATATCTTCTAAAGTAGGATTAATTTGCTCAGCAACATCTTTTCCAGCTAAGCCACCAACTACGGAACCAATTACGGCTCCAACTACGGCTCCAATTGGTCCACCAACTACACCACCCACAACTGTCGCTACAGTTCCAGTACCTGCTGCTCCCACCCCTGCTCCTAGAGGATGTGAGCCTAATTCCCCAGAGATGGGATCACGGTTAGGATTATTTTGATTATGATCATTACTATTAGTCACTATATTGCTAGTGTCATTATCAGTTGAGTCACTTCGGTTATTTAAACTCATAATGTTCTATTTCTACTTACTTAGATTGGATTTCCCATATACTAAGTCAGTTTTTTAGATATTTACACTAATCATTCTCATTTCTTGTAATGATTTAAATCATTTTAAAACATTTTATACAACTCAATCAACTATGCCCCCATTGATATACATTATTTCTAACAACAAGATGCAAAACTAAAATTATTGCAAATATAAACTAGGTATAAATATTTAAACATAATCATTTGCAGATTGATTTAGTTGATTACTTAGTTATTAATTTAAGTTTCTAGCAATCAAGTAATTAATTTAACACCAAAATAAAAATTGTGATCATAGTGTCAACAGGCTGAAAGTAGCTGTGTATGTGTTTCCGCCTTCAATGAAAACACATACCTGATCAGTATCTTTTGTAAAACTTTGTTATTTAGTAAATCAAATTAATCAAATCACTCAAGAAATTAAACAGTTTAATGTCATGGTAGTGACATTGAGAAATTCTAACCTTCTCGATATCACTATAAATTTTGAGAAAACATATGTCTAGACATGTATGGGAAAAAACTAATCCTATCTTAGAATTTGGAATTGGTGTAGCTATTGCTTCCTTTTTAGCTATATCCCTACAGCAATTTGGAGTGATTGACTTAATTTATGATGTTGGATTTACTAGAGTTATAACTATTAATAAAACGAATAAATAATAAATAATAGCAATTTCCGCAAAATATCATGAGATGGTATAGGGTGTTTTATATAAATTCTGCTACAGAAAAAGTTAATGACAAATATAATTTTTGATCAAATATTTCGGGATAGTGAAGGCACAATTGTTTTAGCACAGATGCCAAACTTACCTCTCATCACTTGGCTAGTTGCTAGTATATTACAGCTAATTTTTACGACGGGTAAAATTAATATCGGGCTAGAAGTTCTATCCTTTGGAGCCATATTCACTTGGGCTTGGGAAGAATTATTTCAAGGTGTTAATTATTTTCGGAGAGTGTTGGGTCTTTTTGTAATGATTATTTTAATTCTGGCAAAAGTACAGTAACTTTTCTGTAAAGATTTATTGAATTAATGTATACAATCTATAGATCTTATACATTAATTCAACATGGTTTCAAACAATAGAATGTTATGCTGATATTGTAAACGCTATGTAGTGAAGATTCTGACAGTCTCCATCTCATTTCATATAGCATTTTACTAATGGGTATATACTCATTTGTAAAACAAAAAACAAGCACAGTAAAGGTTTTAAGTTTTCATTTTGTCGTAGGCAAAATGAAAAGCGCTATAAGCGTGGAGAAGAATATGCACACCAAAATCATGACAAATGTAGGTGATTTGGATAAGTCAGTAAGCAATGAAGAAATTTCTCTTAAACTTGTCCTTGAGCAAAGTGAAGATATCAAAGAAAAAGTCAAAGAAGCGGCTGAACAAATTGGTTCGGTAAATGCCGTTCTCAAGCAAGAAGAAAAAGGCAGTTGTCCATACCCGACTATTGAAGAAGCGATCGCTCAGAATGAAGCGGCTGAGCAAAAAGTAACTAAAGCTGTAGGAGATTTACATCAGGTTAATACTGAACTCGCTAAGCAGATTGCTGAAAGAATTGATATTGAATTAGAACTGAAACAGACCAAAAGTGATCTATTTGATATACGTGCCGATTTATCAAAATCCCAAGTCAAAGAGAAAGATGCAATATATATTGCACTGCATGACTCATTAACGGGGCTTCCCAATCGTTTACTACTAGAGCAACGTCTTGATCATGGATTAACCCAAGCTAGAAGATATGGTTGGAAACTGGCGATCCTATTTATTGACCTAGATAAATTTAAGAACATTAATGATTCCTATGGTCATGATATTGGTGATAGGTTATTGGTCACTGTCGCAAAACGTTTACAAGACTCTGTACGCGGCGAAGATATGGTCAGTCGATGGGGTGGTGATGAATTTATCTGTCTTCTATTGAATATTAAGCATGAAGCCGATGTAATTAGCCTTGCAAACAAGATGGTTGAGCAGATTTCTGAGGAATGTAATTTTGACGGAATGATGGTTTCCATAAGCGCTACGATTGGAATCGCTCTATGTCCTAGGGATGGAGAAACGGCTGAAATCCTCTTTAAACAAGTTGATCGGGCTATGTATAGATCTAAAGGAACACACCAGCGAGTGATGCTGTTTAGTGAAGATATTTTGGATGTTTGATGGTTTGTAGCGCTTTACTTTGCAGATAACTTTTCAAAAAGATTGCTTCGCAATCTTTTTGAAAAGTTATCTGGATTTTAATAATTCTCATGGACAAATATTAGAGGGATAATTGCAACTAAACGAAAAATTGCAGAAAGGAAAAACACTCCAAAGATTCCTTCGTAATGGGCATATTGGGCTAAAGTAGCACCTACGGTTGTACCTAATGCACTGCTGACACCTGCGATCGCAGAGACGATCGCAAAAAAAGTTGCGTGATGTTCTACAGGCGCAATTCCAATCTGAATATTATTACTGCCTAGATCGATCGCCGCCCAAGTCCCGCCTAAAAAAAGATGAAAGATGATTAGATATAGCCACAATTGTTCTTGCACTTGCGATATCCCCGTCAGCAACCAGAATAAAGGCGTAATCGCGATCGCTATACCTACGAAGATTAATAAAGGACGATTGCCAAAACGATCGCTTAATCTTCCCCATACCAATAACATCAGCATATTTGCACCACTGGATAGACTACTAAATAGAGTTACCCAAGTGATATCGACACCGAGATTCTCTAACATATAGAGATTAAAAAAGGGAGTACTGAGATTAACGGCAAAGCCCCAAAGTGCCACATAGACTAGAAAAAAGATGAGGTTATGATCTCGAAATGGAGCGATGAGATGATCAAATAGATTTATTTGGTGCTGTTCTTTTTCTGGTTCAGCTTGATATTTAGTTTGGTATTTCTGAGGATTAACATCGATCATCAAGTGTTGACAGGTCAAACTCGCTACCCCTGCTAAGATGCTCACACTCAGCACCAGACCATATCCAGTAATACTTCCGCCTTGCCAATTAGTGATGATAAAACTAGCGATCGGTAAACAGAGTAAGCCTGTGACATTACTAACGATGCTACGCACACTATAGTATCGTCCCCGTAACTTTACGGGAACTAATGCGGCGAGCCAACTCATCCAAGAAGCACTACCCATCGCCGCTAAGATATTGGAAGTAATGACTAAAGTTAATGTTAAATAGACTAGCTCCCTAGATAAGTCAGTATTTACACCTTTTAGAATAATGCCGACAAGGAGAACGAGCCAAATCAGTCTCGCTGGTAAAAATGTCCAGATTCCATAGTCATGACGACTATGAGAGCGATTAGATAATAACGCTCCTAAAGGTTGCAAGAGATTCGCTAACATAGGTAGAGAAGCTACCATCCCAATCTCAAAGGGACTCGCGCCTAAATCGATCAAAAAGCTACTAAGTAGAACACCTCCTGTGATATTACTAAAAACCGTTGATAAACTACCATCAATACTGGATGCACGGAGGCTAGTACGAACAGATACTTTTAGTTCTCTTTCTTCTTCTTCAGCATAGGTTTCGATGATCAAAATAAACCTAGACGATATTGAACCAGACTATTGGGATTTTCTATATTTATCACTCACCTTACGCAGAAGGTTATAAGACCCTCACCCCTAGCCCCTCTCCCAAAGAGGGAGAGGGGAAAAGAAAAATTCAAAACCACCTCTTGCTCCCCTTCTCCCGTTCTGGGAGAAGGGGTTGGGGGATGAGGGTGGATTTTCTATCTGCGTAAGGTGAGTTTATCATTTGTCATTGGCATGACCAGTCAAGTTTACGATGTACAGATCACTTCGCGATCGCTAAGGCGATTGTCTTTGTTTCATAGTATTCTTTCTTTTTTCTTTAACACTGCTATTGTAGCAATGAGTATTAACATTATCGCTGGCTTAATTCAGTAACCTATTAGCTCTTATTGTAATGATTTGTAAGCTTCTAAGACAAATTATACAATTTATACAATCAACAAACATGATTTCAAACAATAGGGTGTGAAGCTCAACAATGGAGGAAGCTACTGCTTAAATTGCAAGCTGATTGAAATAAAATATCTCACTTTGCTTGCGTTTATTATTTAATAATTGAAGAGTTTACAAATGAATGACAATCAGCGTGATGAAAATAATCTCGAACGTCGTCAAGACTTACTACAGGATGAGGAAACCTTTCGCCTCCGACAAGAAGAGAAGCGTTTAGGAACTGCTCAGAGAAGTAATACCTATATCTGGATAGTAAATAGTATTTATTGGTTAGGAGGATTGCTGGAAATCTTGCTAGGACTAAGGTTTGTGCTTCGCCTATTTGGAGCTAATCCTCAAAATGAATTTGCACAATTGATTAATAATTTATCAGCTCCTTTTATAGCACCATTTTCCACCTTATTCATTAGTCCCACTTCAGATAGAGGTGCAAATATTTTTGATGTGAATATTGTGATTGCGATTATTGCCTATGCACTCTTAAGTTATCTTCTTGTGTCTTTAGTAAGATTCATTTTCTACAATAGAGTATAAGTGCGAATCTTAAACCCAGAAGATGGATGGCGGCGCAGAGCGCCGCTATCCATCTTCTGGGTTTGTGAGAGCAAAATGTTATATAGGGAGACTAAATTGTTAGACCACTCATTTGGTTTCTATGGTATTGCCTTATTTGGCATTATTCTCGTTAGATATTTTCTGGTAGCGGGGGGAATGTACCTATTCTTTTATGCACGCCAATCATTGTTAGAGCCTGATCTACGACATCCTCCCGATAGGAAATTAATTCAAAGCGATATTAAACTTTCGGTGCTTTCGGCAGCAGTATTTGCGATCGCCTCAGCCTTAATTTTATCAAGCTATAGTTTGGGAATTACGCGCCTATACAGCGATCCACAACAGTATGGATTTTGGTATTTAGGTATAAGCTACGTCTTAGTTTTGATTCTTCAGGATACCTATTTTTACTTTACCCATCGTCTATTTCATCACCCATCACTTTTTCATTGGGTACATCAAGGACACCATCGATCGCACCATCCCACACCTTGGACTTCCTTTGCCTTTGATCCATTGGAAGCGATCGTGAGTTCGCTCTTTCTGATTAGCATAGTTTTGATCCTGCCATTGCACTTCGTCACTTTGATAGCAGTACTAACGACAATGACAATTTGGGCTGTATTAAACCATTTAGGAATAGATCGACTTCCTCTCTCTTTTCCCCATCATTGGCTAGGAAAGTGGTTTATTGGTCCTGATCATCATTCTATTCATCATCTTAAGTACAATCGGCACTATGGGCTTTATTTCACATTTTGGGATAAGTTACTCAGTACTGAAGATCCAAATTTCATGAAGAAATTGAATGAGTAAGTAGCTGGACAGGTATCTAAAGCAAATAAAGGCGGCGCAAAGCGCCGCCTTTATTTGCTTTAGACATCACTTGAAATTGCAGCAAATCAATCATTTTTTAATTACGATTTGTATTGTATTCAATCAATTTAATCAAACCATTCAGGAAATCAAATACCTGTTTGAAAGAGTAATTATATTGACTAAAAAAGTTGAATCTACAACTTTTTTAGTCAATATTTCTCAATTTTACTTAGGAGCATAGATTGTGAGTTTAGAAAACAGTGCCAAGATAACTGCTAAAGATACAAAAAGTCAGGTTCAAGAACAAGTCAAACATCCAACTAGTGACCCTAGAATGCCAGTTCGTAATGATTCTGATGATAATATTACAGATAGAATTCGTAAATCTATCGATGCTTGGCACTGGTCTAATAATTAACGTCAGTTTGGGTTAAGCTGGTAAATTTTAAAAGCCCAAAAGTAAAAGCCTTGCTGTGCAAGGCTTTTACTTTTGGGCTTTGAGAGAGGGTTTGCGTAGCAAACCCTCTCTCAAAGCCCGTTTCAAATTATCCCGAACTCGCGTTAATTAGCGAGATTTAGCAGCACTATCGACGGAAATACTTATTGGTTTAATTACGATTTGTATTGTATTCAATCAATTTAATCAAGTCATTCAAGAAATCAAATATTTGCTTGTCATAGTAATTATAGAAGTCCAGAGTTATAGACTCGACTCTAGTACACAGTTCTCAAGTTTAATTAGGAGCATACATCATGAGTTTGGAAAATAGAGCTAAGGCAACAGCAAAAAATGTCGAAGGTAAAATCCAAGAATCAGTAGGCGACCTCACTGGAAATACTAAAGATCAAGTAGAAGGCAAGGCAAAACAAGCTGAGGCGAAAGTACGTCACGCTGCTGAAGATGTTAAAGATGAAGTCAAAAAGGCTATTGAATAGTACTTGGGCAGCCAAGGAGATAATTTATAAATTATCTCCTTGGAAAAGACTCTAGAATCTATCAAATTTACTTTTTACACTAATTTAGGATTAAAAATATGGGTTTACTTAAACAAATTCGCAGTCTTCTGATCAACATTGGTTTAGCTGTATTTCTTTCAGCTTTTATGGTTGTAGGAACTGGATCTGGGTTGGCTGCGATCGCATTTACTCCAATCATCAGCCAAACACAATATATCGCAACTACAAGTCAAGATAATACCGCCAAAAATATTGAGGGTAAAGCGCAAGAAGCTCTTGGTAAACTGACTGGTAATCTGCAAACAGAATCTGCTGGGAAAGAAAAGCAATTTAAAGCTAAAACCTTAGAAGGGATGAATAATAGTTTTGTCAATCCCAACTATAAACCTAGTGGTGAAAGCGATCCAACAGAAAATCTTGCCCGTGAAACAACAGAAGATGTAGAGAACCAGATTGGTGATACTTTCAAGTAAAAAAATATCACAATTTCTAATCTGTCTTGGACAGTTTAGAAATTGTGATATAGCAGTCCTCAATCATTTGTAGACTTTGGGTTTTGTGGAAGCGCACCCCTTCGGGGCGCGCTTCCACAAAACATTTAGGATTGCTATAGTAATTTAGAAGTTAAGATGGATAGCAATTTATTTAGTCTATCTTAACTCTAAAACTCTGCTATCTTCATCACTACCAATAAAGGGAGATAATTGATGGGTAAAGTTGGATTATGGATTGACTATAGAAAAACAATCATTGTTTCTGTGATGGAGAAATGGGAAGAGATTAAAAAAGTAGTTTTAGTATCTGAGCAGTATCTTCAATATTCTATTGATTCAAATCTTAAGGTTGGCTATAGTCCACTGCAAATACCAGTAAATTATATTCCTCCGAGAATCTTTCAGGAACGAATTAACATTTATTATGATGAAGTCATTGCAAGTATTTGTGATGCAAATTCTATTCTTATATTTGGATCAAATACAGCAAAATATGAACTGAAATATCGTCTTGAAATGAATAAACTAGGCGATCGGGCACTGGTCATTGAATTAGTGGTATGAGAAAATAGAGGCAGAGTCAAGGAGAAAGCTATGGAATGCCCCCACTGCCAGAGCCAAAAGGTCATCAAAAATGGCAAACATCACCACCAAGATGGCAAAGCTATCCAGAACTATTTGTGTAAAGGATGCGGCAAGAGATTTAGTGAAAGGACAGGAACACCAATGTCAAGGCTGAGAACACCAGCAAGTGTCGTATCCTTAGCCCTGAAGATGAGGAGTGAAGGGATGGGAATCAGAGCCAGTGGGAGAGTACTAGAAAAATCCCATGTCAGCATCATGAGATGGGAGCAAAAATTGGCAACCCAGTCACAGCAATGGAGTCCATCTGCCCCAGCAGGAGGGGATATAACAGTCGAAGGAGATGAGGTTTACACTCGCGTAGGCGAGAACCTTCCCCCCCTCAAAGTCAAAAGGATGGACAGTGACATTCATCGAACGTAGGAGTCGCTATTGGATTGTTGCCAAGGCAGGACTCAAAACCACTGAGTTATTTGCTAAAGCCACCAAAACAGCATGGCAATGGGCAAAGGCAAGTCAATACATCCGATGGTTTACCGATGGAGAAAGACGCTATGCCCAACAACTATGGCAAATGGCAAGTGTGCGCCTCAAATCCACTGAAGTAAGTCGTGAGTATGGACATCGGAAGGTATGGCGACATGGATTAGAAGTTGCTATCAAAATTAAAAGTTCACAGGGCTATCGTCGTGTCGAATGGCTCAAACCAGAGCATCCCTATACGGCTATTAGCGATAAGAGTGACGTTCATGCCAATCACAATGAAGCAAACAATAGTGCTTTGAGAAGGAGGTGTAGCGCTTATCGCCGTAGACAAAACCTTTATGCGAAGAATACCGAAGGATTACAACGAGCAGTCACTGTGCAAAGATTAGTTCACAACTGGGTGAGACCTCATGTGGGCTTAGGGAAAAATAAGACTCCAGTTATGGCGATCGGGCTTTTTCATCGACCGCTTTCCATGCTAGAGTTGCTCTCACTACGGGGTTTTCACTCCCTCACGATTTAACTGACCAGTGCCTGCAATCGCAAGCAAGTATTTAGAAAATGTCTGACAATCTCAAATCTTCCTTCGAGTAATAGATAAATCATTACAGGCACATTATCCCGAATGAAAACCTCGTTGTAGTTTAAGTCTTGACTATTTTTATTTTTGGGAATTGAAGCGATCGCACCAACAAATTCACCATCAACCTTGACTAATGCTTGTTCATATAAAATAGATTTGGCTAGTTGCACTAATAATTCTTCTTTCATTAACCACCTGAACTTATCGATGAATTTGATTGAGAGATACTCAATTTTCTATGGAACTTTTAGCATTACAGCGCTTTGTGCTGACTTGCAACCCAGAGAAATTGTTGAAAGCAAAGATTCGCCGCACTTTCAACAATTTCTCTTACAACTTTAAGCCTTAACAAACTGTATAGAGTTGATTTGCTTCGGGATCGCGTTTATAGACAGGTTGATAGTTTCTTTGATATTTACCAATTCTCGATGAACGTGAAAGAGTGCAAGTCTTCTATTCCTAATAACATTAGAGTAATTTTGTAGTTACGCATGATCGGGAGCATCTCACTTTGGCGTAGTCCCAATTTTCCTAAGCCTAGAACAAGGGGCTTAAGCTCCTTGTCTTTGCCAAATGTTCCAAAGTGAGATGCTCCCCGCATGATCCACATTAGAGATATACAAAAAATTAATTCCTTATTTTGTTGTGTATCCCTTGCAATCAGGTAATTGTAAAAATAGATTTAGTGCATCTATTTTTACAATTGAAATATTAATCTAGTTTTGGTTCTAGCTAGTAGAAGGTGAAAATATATTGTAGCAAGAATTGCTCCAATTCTATTTTAGATTTTAGGTAAAGTCTAAAATCTAAAGCAACTTCATCGCACTAGACACACAAAGTTGCTTTTAGGGTTATTAAAAATGAACTGGCTCAATGCAATACTATGGAAGGGATTTGGGTTGGCTTATGCAATTTCCTGCGTCCCTTTCGAGGTATTCACAAAAAGTATTTGTAGGCGTAGGCGATCACGCTAATCTATGCAATAAGTATTGTCCGCATTTGCTTTTTGATTAAGAACTTTCTAATTAAACCACCTGCGATCGCCATCGGAATCGTCAGCAGCAAAGCCATAGTATGTAATGTATTTGGAATGTATGCTGGATTTGTATAGGTCATCAAGCATCCTAAACTGACAGATATTATTCCTGTGAGGGCAGCATTGAGAATTTTGTCATGTTTAGTACAGTGAGCCGTAAGAAAACCTCCAGCAATCGAAAAAATTATGCCAAAAAACCTATATACAATTAAAAAATTATTACTCGTAAGTTCTGTCTGGATTTGGGAAGAGCTTTTCCCTTGCATAGCAAGCATGATGCTAAAAAACATAGTCAGTACAAAAGAAGTAAGTTCCGTGCCAATAACATCCATAAGAAATCCATAAATGGCAGCTCGAAAGTTTAAACGACTCCAAAACCTACTTCCCAAATTGGTTTTATGATCAGTAATGTCATCGCTTTGAGGTGTTCTCTCTCTCTTAGCCAACTGTTCAAGCAAAGGTTCCTTTAGATTTTTGTGAAGGGAGTCTATTAAATTATTACCAACGCTTAACTCTGGCTGAGCTATTTGATCTGACTCATTGTTTAGATAAATTTTATAGCTCCAGCAGGGGATTTCTTCACCCACTTGTTTGCCATAAATTTCTACCGTATGGATATGGGCGATCGCTAATTTATGAATCCCCATCCAAATCATTGATACAAATGTTGATTGTTGAGGTATTTCCGATGACTCCAATAAAACTTGTAGACAACTCCCTTTCGTTATCACGGAAGCAGTGACACCTCGGCGCTGAAATGAGCGATTCATTAAAATAGCAATTGCTTGCGGATCACCAACTTTAGCTTGTTGCTTTAAATGGGAAAATGTTGACATTTTAGAGAACTCCTTTACCTTCGAGTTTGTTCAGAATTTTTTGTTTGGATTTTTTAACTTCATTCCAATCAGGATAAAGCTCTAAAGCATTGTTATATGCTGTGAGGGCTTCGCGATCGCGTCCAAGTTCTGCTAAAACTAAGCCTTGACTATACATAGAACGGGCATATTGAGGATCAATTTGTACTGCCTTTTCGTAAGAAGAGATCGCTTCAGCATAGCGTTTTAACTGATACATCACATCACCGCGATGATGCCAAACATACGCATAATTAGCAAACTGGATCGCTGTATCCACAGCTTTTAAAGCCTCCTGATTTCGACCAAGATAACCTAGAGCCATGCTACGAATATACCAAGCAAATCCATGCTGGGAATCAATTTCAATAGCGTGATCTGCTGAAGATAAAGCTTCTGAAAATCTACCTAAACGTCCTAAAACATCGCCACGATTTGCATAGACATCGGCAAGACGTTTATTGCCTTTACTTCCCAAGTCTCCTTTAGCCCGAATGGCAAGATCGTAATTTTCTAAGGCTAGGGTGTAATCTTTTAGATAAAGGTATGCTTGGGCGCGATTGTAATATGCTAATGCATACTCAGAATCAATTTGGATCGCTTTACTATATCTTTCAATCGCTTGATCAATATTATTGAGTCCGTAAAAAGCAAGTCCCTGATAAAGATAAGCTTTAGCGTTTCGGGGATTCTTGCTAAGAATACGATCGCAGTCATAAATTACCCCAGTGTAATCCCCATTTCGATATTTGAATTGGACTTGAGAAATTGCATATTCGTCATTGCTACCACCCGTTCGAGAACCTGCGCTATCATAACGTCCAGTAACTTGACTTATACTTTGGGGAATCCAATAACTAGAAGCGATCGCTGCACTAACTACTGTCAGCCATAAAACGGGAGAATGCCAGTGCCAATGCCACCATAATTTTGAAGTTTGCTTCGATGGTTCCGTTGCAGTGGGGTTAGTGCGGAGATGTTTAAAATATCGAATTGAGAAGAAAATACTGATCACTAGACAAATCAACACAAATAAGCCACTCAGCCATGTGTGGATAAATAGCAAAGAGTTATAAGTGCCATGTAAAAGAATTGCGGCTAGAAGAGCTTTGACAACTACCCATTGGCGATTTTTTTTTGTATTTTTTGTTTCCGCGAGGATAC
This window encodes:
- a CDS encoding glycoside hydrolase 100 family protein, whose amino-acid sequence is MKEELLVQLAKSILYEQALVKVDGEFVGAIASIPKNKNSQDLNYNEVFIRDNVPVMIYLLLEGRFEIVRHFLNTCLRLQALVS
- a CDS encoding IS1 family transposase (programmed frameshift), with the translated sequence MECPHCQSQKVIKNGKHHHQDGKAIQNYLCKGCGKRFSERTGTPMSRLRTPASVVSLALKMRSEGMGIRASGRVLEKSHVSIMRWEQKLATQSQQWSPSAPAGGDITVEGDEVYTRVGENLPPLKSKGWTVTFIERRSRYWIVAKAGLKTTELFAKATKTAWQWAKASQYIRWFTDGERRYAQQLWQMASVRLKSTEVSREYGHRKVWRHGLEVAIKIKSSQGYRRVEWLKPEHPYTAISDKSDVHANHNEANNSALRRRCSAYRRRQNLYAKNTEGLQRAVTVQRLVHNWVRPHVGLGKNKTPVMAIGLFHRPLSMLELLSLRGFHSLTI
- a CDS encoding MFS transporter encodes the protein MIIETYAEEEERELKVSVRTSLRASSIDGSLSTVFSNITGGVLLSSFLIDLGASPFEIGMVASLPMLANLLQPLGALLSNRSHSRHDYGIWTFLPARLIWLVLLVGIILKGVNTDLSRELVYLTLTLVITSNILAAMGSASWMSWLAALVPVKLRGRYYSVRSIVSNVTGLLCLPIASFIITNWQGGSITGYGLVLSVSILAGVASLTCQHLMIDVNPQKYQTKYQAEPEKEQHQINLFDHLIAPFRDHNLIFFLVYVALWGFAVNLSTPFFNLYMLENLGVDITWVTLFSSLSSGANMLMLLVWGRLSDRFGNRPLLIFVGIAIAITPLFWLLTGISQVQEQLWLYLIIFHLFLGGTWAAIDLGSNNIQIGIAPVEHHATFFAIVSAIAGVSSALGTTVGATLAQYAHYEGIFGVFFLSAIFRLVAIIPLIFVHENY
- a CDS encoding CsbD family protein → MGLLKQIRSLLINIGLAVFLSAFMVVGTGSGLAAIAFTPIISQTQYIATTSQDNTAKNIEGKAQEALGKLTGNLQTESAGKEKQFKAKTLEGMNNSFVNPNYKPSGESDPTENLARETTEDVENQIGDTFK
- a CDS encoding sterol desaturase family protein; its protein translation is MLDHSFGFYGIALFGIILVRYFLVAGGMYLFFYARQSLLEPDLRHPPDRKLIQSDIKLSVLSAAVFAIASALILSSYSLGITRLYSDPQQYGFWYLGISYVLVLILQDTYFYFTHRLFHHPSLFHWVHQGHHRSHHPTPWTSFAFDPLEAIVSSLFLISIVLILPLHFVTLIAVLTTMTIWAVLNHLGIDRLPLSFPHHWLGKWFIGPDHHSIHHLKYNRHYGLYFTFWDKLLSTEDPNFMKKLNE
- a CDS encoding GGDEF domain-containing protein, yielding MHTKIMTNVGDLDKSVSNEEISLKLVLEQSEDIKEKVKEAAEQIGSVNAVLKQEEKGSCPYPTIEEAIAQNEAAEQKVTKAVGDLHQVNTELAKQIAERIDIELELKQTKSDLFDIRADLSKSQVKEKDAIYIALHDSLTGLPNRLLLEQRLDHGLTQARRYGWKLAILFIDLDKFKNINDSYGHDIGDRLLVTVAKRLQDSVRGEDMVSRWGGDEFICLLLNIKHEADVISLANKMVEQISEECNFDGMMVSISATIGIALCPRDGETAEILFKQVDRAMYRSKGTHQRVMLFSEDILDV
- a CDS encoding CsbD family protein, encoding MSLENRAKATAKNVEGKIQESVGDLTGNTKDQVEGKAKQAEAKVRHAAEDVKDEVKKAIE
- a CDS encoding YggT family protein, whose amino-acid sequence is MNDNQRDENNLERRQDLLQDEETFRLRQEEKRLGTAQRSNTYIWIVNSIYWLGGLLEILLGLRFVLRLFGANPQNEFAQLINNLSAPFIAPFSTLFISPTSDRGANIFDVNIVIAIIAYALLSYLLVSLVRFIFYNRV
- a CDS encoding tetratricopeptide repeat protein produces the protein MTLFWGFFISVSPAIAILCYFYECDRSHGESYQDKLKAFLMGVACMIPAGFIEAIGAHFFYGHKTSDYFSQINNPFVTPSLLMPEILLGGFILSALIEESLKLWILWAVFRKSKSFRSKINIVMLTVCLGLGFASIENIMYVFTLYGKMGILIAQARAFMSLPMHAIAGLIMGSILAETKNTKKNRQWVVVKALLAAILLHGTYNSLLFIHTWLSGLFVLICLVISIFFSIRYFKHLRTNPTATEPSKQTSKLWWHWHWHSPVLWLTVVSAAIASSYWIPQSISQVTGRYDSAGSRTGGSNDEYAISQVQFKYRNGDYTGVIYDCDRILSKNPRNAKAYLYQGLAFYGLNNIDQAIERYSKAIQIDSEYALAYYNRAQAYLYLKDYTLALENYDLAIRAKGDLGSKGNKRLADVYANRGDVLGRLGRFSEALSSADHAIEIDSQHGFAWYIRSMALGYLGRNQEALKAVDTAIQFANYAYVWHHRGDVMYQLKRYAEAISSYEKAVQIDPQYARSMYSQGLVLAELGRDREALTAYNNALELYPDWNEVKKSKQKILNKLEGKGVL